The following are encoded together in the Pseudoalteromonas shioyasakiensis genome:
- the proB gene encoding glutamate 5-kinase translates to MQRPHVVVVKLGTSVLTGGTDKLDKAHMVELVRQCCELKKQGYQVVLVSSGAVAAGREQLITPCGRSLIEKQMLAAIGQGQLIHIWQSLFALYGVNVGQMLLTRADVEDRERYLNARDTLNALLAHNVVPIINENDAVATAEIKVGDNDNLSALVAILANAEKLLLLTDQEGLFTGDPRSDANATLINEVEHINDELRELAGGSGTTLGTGGMATKLQAADIARRAGVEVIIAKGAGKNVILNCMADKLPGTRFLKLTAPKDGRKKWLLAGPKSTGQLVIDDGASLALKERGASLLAKGVKTVRGQFERGDVIEVMTSQGQCIAKGLVNFNHQEIDQIKGCHSSQITQLLAFAPSSEVIHRDDMILL, encoded by the coding sequence ATGCAAAGGCCACATGTCGTTGTTGTAAAGCTGGGCACAAGCGTGCTGACAGGCGGTACCGACAAATTAGATAAAGCACACATGGTTGAACTTGTTCGCCAATGTTGTGAATTAAAAAAACAGGGTTATCAGGTTGTTTTAGTATCAAGCGGCGCGGTTGCCGCAGGTCGCGAGCAACTCATTACCCCCTGTGGTCGTTCTTTGATTGAAAAACAAATGCTTGCCGCAATCGGCCAAGGACAGCTTATTCATATTTGGCAGAGTCTGTTTGCTTTATATGGTGTGAATGTTGGACAAATGCTACTGACCCGCGCTGATGTAGAAGACCGTGAACGTTACTTAAATGCCCGCGATACCTTAAATGCACTCCTTGCGCACAATGTGGTGCCAATTATTAACGAGAACGACGCCGTGGCAACCGCCGAAATTAAAGTGGGCGATAACGACAACTTATCTGCTTTAGTCGCGATATTAGCGAATGCAGAAAAGCTGTTACTGTTAACTGACCAAGAAGGCCTATTTACAGGCGATCCTCGCTCTGATGCCAATGCAACACTTATCAATGAAGTTGAGCATATTAATGATGAGCTAAGAGAGCTCGCTGGTGGTAGTGGCACCACCCTAGGTACCGGTGGTATGGCAACCAAACTGCAAGCGGCTGATATTGCACGTCGCGCCGGTGTTGAGGTCATTATTGCCAAAGGCGCAGGCAAAAATGTGATTTTAAATTGCATGGCCGACAAGCTCCCTGGTACACGCTTTTTAAAACTTACCGCACCAAAAGATGGTCGCAAAAAATGGTTACTTGCAGGACCTAAAAGCACGGGGCAATTAGTGATTGATGATGGCGCAAGCCTTGCACTAAAAGAGCGTGGGGCAAGTCTTCTGGCAAAAGGCGTAAAAACTGTGCGAGGGCAGTTTGAGCGTGGTGATGTGATTGAAGTGATGACGAGCCAAGGGCAATGCATTGCTAAAGGTCTTGTTAATTTTAACCATCAAGAAATTGATCAAATTAAGGGTTGTCATTCGTCGCAAATTACCCAGTTACTTGCATTTGCCCCAAGCAGTGAAGTAATTCACCGAGATGATATGATTTTGTTATAG
- a CDS encoding GGDEF domain-containing protein, with translation MAANACGHDWVVEITQQEEEPELDQALINAVSELDEFSRFAIYINKFFKPGLPARLLNKDSVIEELSEHEVNELIEKVSRNKIRISRNYGFISTYVPIYYMGNVVGVLVIESEKELSERCSMLAIYMLNIYANQLSLLYKSQLDPLTELLNRQTFDKKVIEIAASAAVERDSHDSKQRHWYLAMVDIDHFKSVNDNYGHVIGDEVILLVAQLLKNNFRIEDYVFRYGGEEFAVLFQASDELDARNALNRFRGCVAEYPFPQVGNLTVSSGFMPIYEFEMVASLVQKADQALYHSKNSGRNCVTAYSELDIQQSQPKDDSIELF, from the coding sequence ATGGCGGCTAACGCTTGCGGACATGACTGGGTTGTAGAAATTACCCAACAAGAAGAAGAGCCTGAGCTCGATCAGGCGCTGATTAATGCCGTGAGTGAACTAGATGAGTTCTCTCGTTTTGCTATTTACATTAATAAGTTTTTCAAACCTGGCTTGCCTGCAAGGCTGCTAAATAAAGATTCGGTTATCGAAGAACTCAGTGAACACGAAGTCAATGAGCTCATCGAAAAAGTCAGCCGCAATAAAATTCGCATCAGTCGCAACTATGGGTTTATTTCTACTTATGTGCCCATTTATTACATGGGCAATGTGGTTGGTGTACTGGTCATTGAGTCCGAAAAAGAGCTTTCAGAGCGCTGTAGCATGCTTGCCATCTACATGCTAAATATCTACGCGAATCAACTGTCGTTACTTTATAAGTCGCAACTTGACCCTTTAACTGAACTGTTAAACAGGCAAACCTTTGATAAAAAGGTGATTGAAATTGCAGCCAGTGCTGCCGTAGAGCGTGATAGCCATGACTCAAAGCAGCGTCATTGGTATTTGGCTATGGTCGATATTGACCACTTTAAAAGCGTAAATGACAACTATGGCCACGTCATTGGCGATGAAGTGATCTTGTTAGTAGCGCAGCTATTAAAAAATAACTTTCGTATTGAAGATTACGTTTTTCGCTACGGCGGCGAAGAGTTTGCTGTTTTATTCCAAGCAAGTGACGAGCTCGATGCACGTAATGCCCTCAATCGTTTCCGTGGCTGTGTTGCAGAATACCCCTTTCCTCAAGTTGGTAACTTAACTGTGAGTAGTGGTTTTATGCCAATTTACGAGTTTGAAATGGTTGCCAGCCTTGTCCAAAAAGCCGATCAAGCCTTATACCATTCTAAAAATAGTGGTCGTAATTGTGTGACTGCCTATTCCGAACTAGATATTCAACAAAGCCAACCCAAAGATGATTCAATAGAGCTGTTTTAA
- a CDS encoding glutathione S-transferase N-terminal domain-containing protein, giving the protein MKFVRWLLGRIILFFDFVFTPRSKKRPAAEQAALDSVTSQFKLYQFKACPFCVKVRRAIKRQGLSVETRDAKGNEQFRQELLEQGGKVKVPCLRIEENGQVTWLYESNDIIAYLDKVAA; this is encoded by the coding sequence ATGAAGTTTGTTCGTTGGTTGTTAGGCCGCATCATTTTGTTTTTTGATTTTGTATTCACACCACGTAGTAAAAAGCGTCCGGCAGCAGAGCAAGCGGCGCTTGATTCAGTGACATCACAATTTAAATTATATCAATTTAAAGCTTGTCCATTTTGCGTGAAAGTACGTCGTGCAATTAAGCGCCAAGGTCTATCAGTTGAAACTCGTGATGCCAAAGGTAACGAGCAATTTCGCCAAGAGCTTTTAGAGCAGGGCGGCAAAGTGAAAGTGCCTTGTTTACGTATTGAAGAAAACGGCCAAGTAACTTGGTTGTATGAATCAAACGATATCATTGCTTATTTAGATAAAGTCGCTGCATAA
- the gltX gene encoding glutamate--tRNA ligase, which translates to MTIRTRVAPSPTGDPHLGTAYIALFNYCFAKQQGGEFVLRIEDTDQVRSTPESEQAIMDSLQWLGLNWDHGPDVGGEFGPYRQSERSDLYKKFAHQLVEQGKAFYCFATSEELDQMREEQMAEGLRPKYDGRGLNLSEDEIKANLEAGKPYVIRMKIPSEGTFKFNDYLRGEIEIPWENVDMQVLLKADGFPTYFLANVVDDHHMQISHIFRGEEWINSAPKLLKLYEDFGWEAPVLGHLPLLRNPDKSKLSKRKNPTSINYYKEMGYLPEALLNYLGRMGWSMPDEREKFTLAEMIEHFDMKRVSLGGPIFDIDKLSWLNGMWIRENLSDAELMQRFVDWKFNTELFAKVLPEAKTRINTLSDMVDLAGHFVGGIPSYDPALLTAGKADEDVIRQALQFFIWQLEGLRSWEKPAIFAIAKEVATFHELKIKDFLEPIFVAITGKTSSTSVLDAMEILGSDLSRARLRVALAHLGVSKKQAKKIERAYRDYPQA; encoded by the coding sequence ATGACAATTCGCACCCGTGTTGCTCCGTCACCGACTGGTGACCCGCACCTAGGTACTGCATACATCGCATTATTTAACTACTGTTTTGCTAAGCAGCAAGGCGGTGAGTTTGTGTTACGTATTGAAGATACAGACCAAGTTCGTAGTACGCCAGAATCAGAGCAAGCTATTATGGATAGCTTACAATGGTTAGGCTTAAACTGGGATCACGGTCCAGATGTAGGCGGTGAGTTTGGTCCATACCGTCAATCTGAGCGTAGCGATTTATATAAGAAATTCGCGCATCAGTTAGTTGAACAGGGTAAAGCGTTTTACTGTTTTGCTACGAGCGAAGAACTAGACCAAATGCGTGAAGAGCAAATGGCCGAAGGCCTACGCCCTAAATACGATGGTCGTGGTTTAAATCTTTCTGAAGATGAAATTAAAGCAAACCTTGAAGCGGGTAAGCCTTATGTAATCCGTATGAAGATCCCAAGCGAAGGTACGTTCAAGTTTAACGACTACTTACGTGGCGAAATTGAGATCCCATGGGAAAATGTAGACATGCAAGTGCTACTTAAAGCTGACGGTTTCCCAACTTACTTCCTTGCCAACGTTGTTGATGATCACCACATGCAAATTAGCCATATTTTCCGTGGTGAAGAGTGGATCAATTCAGCGCCTAAGCTATTAAAATTATACGAAGACTTCGGTTGGGAAGCGCCAGTACTAGGTCACTTACCGTTACTTCGTAACCCAGATAAGTCAAAATTATCGAAGCGTAAAAACCCAACTTCAATCAACTACTATAAAGAAATGGGTTACCTACCAGAGGCACTATTAAACTATTTAGGCCGTATGGGTTGGTCAATGCCTGACGAGCGTGAAAAGTTCACGTTAGCAGAGATGATTGAACACTTTGATATGAAACGTGTGTCGCTTGGTGGCCCAATTTTCGACATCGATAAGCTGAGCTGGTTAAACGGTATGTGGATCCGTGAAAACTTATCTGATGCAGAACTAATGCAACGTTTTGTAGATTGGAAATTTAATACTGAGCTATTCGCTAAAGTATTGCCAGAAGCAAAAACGCGTATTAATACGCTTTCTGACATGGTTGATCTTGCCGGTCACTTTGTGGGTGGTATTCCAAGCTATGATCCTGCGCTATTAACGGCAGGTAAAGCTGATGAAGATGTAATCCGTCAAGCATTACAGTTTTTCATCTGGCAATTAGAAGGTTTACGCAGTTGGGAAAAACCAGCGATTTTTGCTATCGCAAAAGAAGTGGCGACTTTCCATGAATTGAAGATTAAAGACTTCCTTGAGCCAATCTTTGTGGCTATCACTGGTAAGACATCTTCAACTTCAGTACTTGATGCAATGGAAATTTTAGGTTCTGATTTATCGCGTGCTCGTTTACGTGTTGCACTAGCGCACCTTGGTGTGTCTAAAAAGCAAGCGAAAAAAATTGAGCGTGCATATCGCGATTACCCACAAGCATAA
- a CDS encoding S8 family serine peptidase, translating to MQVKTLSIAVAAAIYSASAAHAVGVDQPFKKANVLKPANFTTEEIVKLTEEFHTADSYSMLQNDGLNVQVNGQKSKFKAEGLDGEHVYIVTLRENSVALEARNFESPLARTMKAQGVSKVFEKGQPAIAAVTEYQNKLLSKQRTVMSSVTAATGRTEMRRQFTKALNGFSVKMTEQEARRVAELGSVSTVMRSKNYDLLSDEGPKHIGADQIWDGSSVPSGIKGKGEGQIVGIIDTGINSDHPSFAAVGGDGYEHENPFGAGVYVGDCVEEPEEIQCNNKLIGVRSYDVITDAFDAMIPGWPAIGEDYQGHGSHVASTAAGNVVKNVPYMVMGLGEQSDGVVIKEDVFPEISGVAPHANIISYQVCYPDSAEYAGCPGEALVAGIEDAISDGVDVINFSIGGSDSNVWADAVQLAFLAAREAGINVAAAAGNSGQACGSAECFGYLDNSSPWLAQVAATTHGRSVVVETAVEFAGFADETLGSEVPSWSETGLIGGAVNSEEITGVVVWAKDYEDVNGYKDNNGYCTAEYPESTFNFYKDGSEISGAADGSTNVIVICQRHNASDPNANARTAKVDNVKAGGADGFIMFNRDSEQGTVTEGYSLPGVHFTYDQWNGVYPNDGLEDWVDSYSEKGHMITIKETLIERQVNEEDADWLATFSSRGPSYSNVEILAPTLAAPGVDILAAYSDEHPFTTPHGQDYNAISGTSMASPHVAGAMALLRQIHPDWSATEVQSALTMTAENVVKYHRLNDETDVVDTAEIYRAGAGRINVAKAAKVGFVMDESAENFLAADPFNGGTPHQLNLPNLVDFTCAPECQWVRTITATEDGTWTVEHGDVVNWSFDTSNQAVQNGVNIEVYPKTFSLKKGETQTIVVKASIMDTQDWFSNSEVELHSNLHFKAIEEGISDAHWPMAFKYDRGDLPSRLNKVVHTDQGSFTAPNIQLPNVNAPVARVYQPVKAEVETISLPKDNDKTYPWSINRVEGSVDAADVLDEATFSKFISVPANAKRLTVEIMGSESELAGTNDAGNALIYVGKDYNGDGQIQVQDEILCVSNHKLYNNFCNINNPEEGEYWAVIYNSYKSDYPEGDIVETFSFTTAVVTGQVSEQMSANLPQSNGVNTVDMTINWDMEMDVDSVYYSLVDVGSSDTNMGDLGSIPLKLIRGKDHIHVDSPKEKVKAGDYVPVTFEVLANNTGIDSEYSFELDIPEGLALHKDSVLISSSSDVNVEVADGKLLLTGTQLDTSDVAPDYIVTNSITDKMCRTPDFGNSNPGGYVDLNEFGMTPVLSGFAENGLPNYRRGWIIPVTQVWGSQWDRLSLYNNYDHVNWYNNFFQIKGIGTIDNLGSPYLQPAHSRFPYFSFPYENIAPLWRGWGAGTAGLNRDILSMGLSSSEGITVAGTSSGWAIIEFDNAADYGEFNRNRETGLYEGVRRDNSFDFQTIFNAQTRFGKGEHEIYFAYDNIDFGSTDARGSIGIAGYKGFIDEYGPLEGFLGVDIAYNNLDEVIQDELVVCMDYVGPESSQFEVTAWMEVLPSGAGQMMEFEARTQMSGTADKVVTNTVEVAGNITVVALDNMVTEEQTPISFEVHHIDEINSKNEISVIAENASYVVEGDTVTITPDQYFYGDIEVTVVVSDIENPSDKAQTSFVLTVNSDGVEEPTEVTPEPQPEDESKQGSSGSLAWLTVLLAGFAGVRRRKLKRD from the coding sequence ATGCAAGTTAAGACCTTATCGATTGCTGTTGCAGCAGCAATTTATAGTGCCAGTGCAGCCCATGCTGTCGGCGTAGACCAACCATTTAAAAAAGCTAATGTTTTAAAGCCAGCTAATTTCACAACTGAAGAAATCGTCAAATTAACAGAAGAATTTCATACAGCAGACTCGTATAGCATGCTGCAAAATGACGGTTTAAACGTGCAGGTGAATGGCCAAAAGAGCAAGTTCAAAGCAGAAGGCCTTGATGGCGAGCATGTTTATATTGTGACACTTCGAGAGAACTCAGTTGCCTTAGAAGCACGTAATTTTGAATCACCTCTAGCTCGTACTATGAAAGCACAAGGTGTTAGTAAAGTATTTGAAAAAGGCCAGCCGGCTATTGCTGCGGTGACTGAATATCAAAATAAGCTATTAAGCAAACAGCGAACAGTAATGAGCTCTGTAACTGCTGCAACAGGCCGTACCGAAATGCGCCGTCAATTCACGAAAGCATTAAACGGCTTCTCAGTGAAAATGACCGAGCAAGAAGCTCGCCGTGTTGCTGAGCTTGGCAGTGTTTCAACTGTTATGCGTTCTAAAAACTACGACTTGCTTTCTGATGAAGGTCCAAAGCACATTGGTGCTGACCAAATTTGGGATGGCTCAAGCGTTCCAAGTGGCATTAAAGGTAAAGGTGAAGGTCAAATCGTTGGTATTATCGATACCGGTATTAACTCAGATCACCCCTCATTTGCCGCTGTAGGTGGTGATGGTTATGAGCATGAGAATCCATTTGGTGCAGGTGTTTACGTTGGTGACTGTGTTGAAGAACCAGAAGAAATTCAATGTAATAACAAATTAATTGGTGTGCGTTCTTACGATGTTATCACTGATGCATTTGATGCCATGATCCCTGGCTGGCCAGCAATTGGTGAAGATTACCAAGGCCACGGCTCACACGTTGCTTCAACAGCAGCGGGTAACGTAGTTAAAAATGTGCCGTACATGGTAATGGGACTGGGTGAGCAGTCTGATGGTGTTGTTATTAAAGAAGACGTTTTCCCTGAAATTTCAGGTGTAGCGCCACATGCAAACATCATCTCATATCAAGTTTGTTACCCTGACAGCGCTGAGTATGCAGGTTGTCCAGGTGAAGCATTGGTAGCAGGTATTGAAGATGCGATTTCTGATGGTGTTGATGTAATTAACTTCTCTATCGGTGGTTCAGATTCAAATGTATGGGCTGATGCTGTACAACTTGCTTTCTTAGCTGCGCGTGAAGCGGGTATCAACGTTGCAGCGGCTGCAGGTAACAGTGGTCAAGCATGTGGCTCAGCTGAGTGTTTTGGTTATCTTGATAACTCATCGCCGTGGCTTGCTCAGGTAGCTGCAACAACGCATGGTCGTTCTGTTGTCGTTGAAACGGCTGTAGAGTTCGCAGGTTTTGCTGATGAAACACTTGGTTCAGAAGTACCAAGCTGGTCAGAAACTGGTTTAATTGGTGGTGCGGTTAATAGCGAAGAAATTACCGGTGTGGTTGTTTGGGCAAAAGACTATGAAGATGTAAATGGTTACAAAGATAACAATGGCTATTGTACAGCTGAATACCCAGAAAGTACCTTCAATTTCTATAAGGACGGCTCTGAAATTTCGGGAGCTGCAGATGGAAGTACTAATGTAATTGTTATTTGTCAGCGTCATAATGCAAGCGACCCTAATGCAAACGCACGTACTGCAAAAGTAGATAACGTTAAAGCAGGTGGTGCAGATGGCTTTATCATGTTCAATCGTGATAGCGAGCAAGGTACAGTTACAGAAGGTTACTCATTACCGGGTGTGCACTTTACGTATGATCAGTGGAATGGTGTTTATCCTAATGATGGTTTAGAAGACTGGGTTGATAGCTACTCAGAAAAAGGTCATATGATCACTATCAAAGAGACCCTGATTGAGCGCCAAGTTAATGAAGAAGATGCTGATTGGTTAGCAACATTCTCATCACGTGGACCATCTTACTCTAATGTTGAAATTCTTGCGCCGACTTTAGCAGCTCCAGGTGTAGATATTTTAGCTGCTTACTCAGATGAGCATCCATTTACAACCCCACATGGCCAAGATTATAACGCAATTAGCGGTACATCAATGGCGTCACCACATGTTGCAGGTGCAATGGCATTACTTCGTCAAATTCACCCTGATTGGTCAGCAACGGAAGTTCAATCAGCATTAACCATGACTGCAGAAAACGTTGTTAAATACCATCGTTTAAATGATGAAACAGACGTCGTTGATACTGCTGAAATCTACCGTGCTGGTGCGGGTCGTATTAATGTTGCTAAAGCGGCCAAAGTAGGTTTCGTCATGGATGAAAGTGCTGAGAATTTCTTGGCTGCAGATCCATTTAATGGTGGTACACCTCATCAATTGAACTTACCAAACTTAGTTGATTTTACTTGTGCACCTGAATGTCAGTGGGTTCGTACTATTACGGCAACTGAAGATGGTACTTGGACGGTTGAACACGGCGATGTGGTGAACTGGTCATTTGATACAAGTAATCAAGCGGTTCAAAACGGTGTAAACATTGAAGTTTATCCAAAAACTTTCTCACTGAAAAAAGGCGAAACGCAAACTATCGTTGTGAAAGCATCAATCATGGATACCCAAGATTGGTTTAGTAACTCAGAAGTTGAGCTTCATTCAAACTTACATTTTAAAGCGATAGAAGAAGGTATTTCTGATGCTCATTGGCCAATGGCATTTAAATATGACCGTGGTGACTTACCATCGCGCTTAAATAAAGTGGTGCATACAGATCAAGGTTCATTTACTGCGCCGAATATTCAACTTCCAAATGTAAATGCGCCTGTTGCGCGTGTATATCAACCAGTGAAAGCGGAAGTAGAAACGATTTCATTGCCTAAAGATAACGACAAAACTTATCCATGGTCGATTAACCGTGTTGAAGGTTCAGTTGATGCTGCTGATGTACTTGATGAAGCTACATTTTCTAAGTTTATCAGCGTACCTGCGAATGCTAAACGTTTAACGGTTGAAATCATGGGTTCTGAGTCAGAACTTGCAGGAACAAATGATGCAGGTAATGCGCTTATCTATGTAGGTAAAGACTACAACGGTGATGGTCAAATCCAAGTTCAAGACGAAATCCTATGTGTATCTAACCATAAGCTTTATAACAACTTCTGTAATATTAATAACCCTGAAGAGGGTGAGTATTGGGCTGTTATTTATAATTCTTACAAAAGTGATTACCCAGAAGGTGATATTGTTGAGACATTTAGCTTCACAACAGCGGTTGTAACTGGCCAAGTATCGGAGCAGATGAGCGCCAACTTACCGCAAAGTAATGGCGTAAATACGGTTGATATGACGATCAACTGGGATATGGAAATGGACGTTGATAGCGTTTACTACTCACTCGTTGATGTTGGCAGTTCTGATACAAATATGGGTGATTTAGGATCAATTCCGCTGAAACTAATTCGTGGTAAAGACCATATTCATGTCGATTCGCCAAAAGAAAAAGTGAAGGCGGGTGACTATGTGCCTGTTACATTTGAAGTACTGGCGAATAATACCGGTATCGACAGTGAATATAGCTTCGAGCTTGATATTCCAGAGGGTTTAGCTCTTCATAAAGATAGCGTTCTTATCTCGAGTTCATCAGATGTCAATGTTGAAGTTGCTGATGGCAAGTTATTGCTTACTGGTACGCAGCTTGATACTAGCGATGTGGCACCTGACTATATTGTTACAAATAGCATCACTGATAAAATGTGTCGTACTCCTGATTTTGGTAACTCAAACCCTGGTGGCTATGTAGATCTAAACGAGTTTGGTATGACACCTGTATTATCAGGATTTGCAGAAAATGGATTACCAAATTATCGTCGAGGTTGGATTATTCCCGTAACACAAGTCTGGGGTAGTCAATGGGATCGTTTAAGCCTTTACAATAACTATGATCACGTAAACTGGTACAACAACTTTTTCCAAATCAAAGGTATCGGTACCATTGATAATTTAGGTTCTCCATATCTACAACCTGCACATAGTCGTTTCCCATACTTCTCGTTCCCGTATGAGAATATAGCACCACTTTGGCGTGGTTGGGGGGCAGGCACCGCTGGCTTAAACAGAGATATTCTTTCTATGGGGTTAAGCTCATCTGAAGGTATTACCGTTGCAGGTACCTCAAGTGGTTGGGCAATCATTGAATTTGATAATGCAGCTGACTACGGTGAATTTAACCGAAATCGTGAAACAGGTCTGTACGAAGGTGTGCGTCGTGACAATAGCTTTGATTTCCAAACTATTTTTAATGCACAAACACGCTTTGGTAAAGGCGAACATGAAATCTACTTTGCTTACGATAATATCGACTTTGGCTCAACAGATGCGCGCGGTAGTATCGGTATTGCTGGTTACAAAGGCTTTATCGATGAGTACGGCCCATTAGAAGGCTTCTTAGGTGTTGATATTGCGTACAACAACTTAGATGAAGTGATTCAAGATGAGCTTGTCGTATGTATGGACTACGTTGGTCCTGAATCTTCACAATTTGAAGTAACCGCATGGATGGAAGTCTTACCAAGTGGTGCAGGGCAAATGATGGAGTTTGAAGCACGTACACAAATGTCGGGAACTGCTGACAAAGTTGTAACAAATACTGTTGAAGTTGCAGGTAACATCACTGTTGTTGCGCTTGATAATATGGTAACTGAAGAGCAGACGCCAATCAGCTTTGAAGTACACCATATTGATGAGATAAACTCTAAAAACGAAATCTCAGTTATTGCTGAAAATGCAAGCTACGTTGTAGAAGGTGATACTGTGACGATTACACCAGATCAGTACTTCTATGGTGACATTGAAGTAACTGTAGTGGTATCAGATATCGAAAACCCATCAGATAAAGCACAAACATCATTTGTATTAACGGTAAATTCAGATGGCGTAGAAGAACCAACTGAAGTAACACCAGAGCCACAACCAGAAGATGAATCTAAACAAGGTTCAAGTGGTTCACTTGCATGGTTAACGGTACTACTTGCCGGTTTTGCTGGAGTAAGACGCCGTAAACTAAAACGCGACTAA